A window of Colias croceus chromosome 13, ilColCroc2.1 genomic DNA:
GGTTCACATACTAGGTATATTCAAAATAGGATTCCTAAACGATCTCGCAATGTAAAAGAGAATGTAATCTTCTCATTCCAATGCATACACGATTAAATTATATGCAAACTTAGAAACCCTTAAAAGGATTGGAAACGcagaaaaattttaacaaaagaaaaacaaacatattacaCTGTAAAGacgtacaaataaataaccaGATTCATTTATACCTATTAAAACATACCACATTCTACAGTTGCAATCCTGGACTACATGAACCGTGGTGGCAGATCTCTACGCTGGATCATCAAGGTCTATCCCTGGCACACGGTAttcaattcattttatttgccAGTAAACATGATACAAAGATGTACACATGTTTAGCTGTTAATGACGGCATATTTAACAGCACGAAAATTTAcacatctataatataaaaaatgaaacgcTAAATGCTAAGCGCAAATCTCGAGAACGGCTGCCCggatttcgttattttttaataatataccttGACTACGAGGATGGTTgctatggagagaaaacgttaacAGGTACTaggggcgaagccggggcggaccgctagcctgtacataatatttttgaagtgaaacttctttaggcacgTTGAGAGTATAATTTCAACGTcgtgtcatggcaataccgtcacgtcatggagtaaggcgacgattttggtatcttttaatcttgccaaagaagtttcacttctgacacgtgtgctcggcacaaaCGCTCTTTTTTGTcacttaaatttaatttgtcacataaatcaaatttcaagcgttctattttaataattatagatattatgataGGTTGAGGAACTCCAGCATGCTACCCTGGAAGATACCTCCTGGATTCCCCTCCTCTTTGCATTCACCAGCTGCAGAGGTATTGTGCAATGGATCATCAACCTCTGGCTAATTAAGGACAACTATTTTACCGGACTTGGGTTTTATCgtgagtatatttttgttactgTAAGGATTTGTTGATTTTATCTTCCTTTTCCTGTTAATAACTTTGTAACGAATTTGTGTTCTTTGTTACTTCAGAGTTATTTTCAGATTGgttagtaaatttatattataaattgaaaagcTGGATTCGACAAGAGTTGgtctatattatttagattttatgtaaacagttacagtccttggtacagtggttaacGAACCGAgtggtcctgggttcgattcccggtggagacgaagaaaaaaaatgtctctgtctggcaggacacagaaggctgatcgcCTGCTTGTCCAATACTGTGTAAAGAAAATCAACcaatgaaacagatgtatCATGCATCTGTCCCTTACCCCACTatgggacatgggacttcactgtacataggtacatttaattaatttaaagttagtaatctttatttttaaataagtttctTCAATTGCTTCCATAGAGAGATTGAGAATATGTAATTCGTCAAGCAGATTTATATCTATTTCAGAAttggttaatatttttttctcttttcaggacaattacaaaaagaaGCTTACAGAAGCCGAGCGCGTCtcaaagaataaaatatatttactgatattgtacttttattataaCCTCCTTCATTGTTCtaaaatttatcattatttataacataatatgcaaGTATGGCAACCAAATATATAagaaactagtggtccgccccggcttcgcccgtggtaaatattatttaataaaaggtGGCCTTTCTCGGGCATCAAAATATCTtatcataccaaatttcatgcaaattggttcagtagtttaggcatgattgagtaacagacagacagacagagttactttcgcatttataatattagtatggattcatgaaaataaacttaagtaacattgaaatgtataaaacaaaagtatATTAAATCTCTGACACTACTAGCcgatatacatatttagatatttatataaaaaaatcgataaaacaataaacctTCGAAACGTACAACTTACAGGCTTCAGTCAGTTAGTACGTAATTTATCTTGTTGTCTTCTTGTATttgtaataacaaaaaatacgtaagataaacaaatatcaagataatatGAATCGCCCCGAATTCAGTAACTTGAAATATGAATCccattgtttcaaatattccATGGATAAACAAAGAGGATATAGCGTGGagcaattaaaattgataGTACCTTGCTGTTCAAACAGTAAGGTTTCTGTATTTACCCCGCTCCCAATTTCACACACTTAAGCTTTACAGGCAATAATTATTGGGAAAAATCAAAAATGCGATTTTTTGCTGTCTCGTCaatcgtttgtttatttgtatttttatcggatttaattttgattttgtttgaTAGATTATGACAGACTTTATAGCACTATAAAGTTATTGGGAGTACCTAATAAGTGTGTTCGAATCACgctcaataaataattatcgttgaatagtataaataataaagtataagaTCATCTTGATAATATACTTCTATATATTCAGATATTGTTAATGGTTCGTTAATTCGTCATCTATTTATTGACAAGCTTTCATATTGTGTTTACAAAGCAGACAATCATTGCAAACCAAATATCAGTAGTAATCAATGTACTACATCCATTGTACTAcagatatttaataacataaacatCAATCAATTCAAAAGCtcaataattaataggtatgtaattttaGAAACATCATTAGCCGAAACTAGAGGGTGTACAGATTGAACATTATTATAcgactatataatatttacttacttcTCGAATAATTGTGGCGTAAATACAGGCTTCGTTACAGAACTGGGTAATACCGTTTCAATTAGGCAACCTATATCAAAACCGAGACTAagattgtatttatatagTGATATTATTCTAATGTAGGCTGTAATAAGCAGAAATGTGGCTTATTCTGTGAATGTCTGCTGAAATTTTTATGTGAGTAAGCCAATTGTATATTAAgttcttattttattcatttatttacactgaacaTTCGTGCTTTGTTCACAAAGGTAGTACGTGTCTACGAAAGAaacgaataaaataatgtttaattatatgGTAATTGTCGCTAAAgtgtatgtttataattaagccGAAACAAATATGGTCacttttaaaagagttttgaAAACAAGAAAATAAGCGTCTATTTAGAAGCCTCATAATGAAAATGCTAATATATTTACCACGATTGTTGTGCAGGATGTTTGTAACAATTTGTTGCAGATTATTTCATACCAGACAATGTAAGGAATTCTTTTactttttcattattaaaattaatatttattttttcttcacCAATCATGGCATAACATTGACGACTCATCAAGGGATGTCCTTTGCTACTGACGTCATAGGTTCAATGCCAGCTACCGAAATATGTGCCTTGCATATCCAAACTCATTAATTCTCCGTCCTCACGATACCATTTACGATACACAAAGAACTATTAAACGAACGATCTTAGTATAAATTCGACGACCTATCAACCACATGCATCAGATATCAAATATGAAGTGTATCATAGTGTTGTGCCTTGCAGTGAGCGCCTTGGCTGAGCTACCTCGCTACAGACCAGCGAGGTTCCGTTCTCAACGCCAAGAATTAGCTCCAACAACCACGGATAGTCCGACCGAATCCACTACGGATGTAACTGGACCATATCCGCCGTCTGGTTGGAAGCCGTCTGGTGCGCCGTTCACGCTGCCAGACCCAACGGACCCGACACCAACGGACGCAGACCCTACAGGACCTTATCCTCCATCTGGCTGGAAACCATCGGGCGCGGCGTTTACTCTACCAGACCCAACAGACCCCACGCCAACAGACGCTGAACCTACAGGACCCTACCCGCCCTCTGGCTGGAAACCAGCAGGACAACCGTTCGCGCTACCACAAGAAACTTACGGTGCTCCTGACAGCTCATATGGACCTCCAGAAAACACATATGGACCTCCAGAAAACACATACGGACCTCCAGAAAACACCTACGGACCTCCTGCATCTACCACGGAAGCAGAAAAGTTAGATGGACCTATAGAGGTTCAGAGAAGCATTGGAACGTATTTTGTTTTGCTACCAAATGGACAGTTACAAAGAGTTGAGTTTCTCACAGAGAATGATATACAGAATATGAAATATACAGCCAGATTAGAGTTAAGAGATCGTGCGCCGTTGTATGTGTTCGGGCCCTAAATGGTATCAAATGTAAggactaataaattattaaaactatgtctttatatttattggaaaataatatatccttcataatatttgcaagctcaattttatattgatttatgaatgttaatgattataattaaaattttctgttTGATCACAAGGACcaaattttttgaaataattatagaaaagCTTTCAGTAAAACGATTTTAATTctctgaaaataaattaggttatgtaaattatttttcgtaaaatGTAATGTCTGTgtccttatattattatattttacaaaatattttaaaacttttaaaatgaaatatgaggtctaaataaatatgtcaCACAGTAGAATAGGG
This region includes:
- the LOC123696699 gene encoding extensin-like → MHQISNMKCIIVLCLAVSALAELPRYRPARFRSQRQELAPTTTDSPTESTTDVTGPYPPSGWKPSGAPFTLPDPTDPTPTDADPTGPYPPSGWKPSGAAFTLPDPTDPTPTDAEPTGPYPPSGWKPAGQPFALPQETYGAPDSSYGPPENTYGPPENTYGPPENTYGPPASTTEAEKLDGPIEVQRSIGTYFVLLPNGQLQRVEFLTENDIQNMKYTARLELRDRAPLYVFGP